From the genome of Hymenobacter cellulosilyticus, one region includes:
- the pyrH gene encoding UMP kinase — protein sequence MKYNRILLKLSGEALMGQQQYGIDAVRLMQYAEEIKTAAATGTQVAVVIGGGNIFRGVQAEAFGLDRVQGDYMGMLATVINSMALQSALEKLNVNTRLLSGVTIQRVCEPYIRRRALRHLEKGRVVIFGAGIGSPYFTTDSAASLRAIEIEADVVLKGTRVDGIYTADPEKDPTATRYPEITFDEVMEKNLNVMDMTAFTLCKENNLPIIVFDMNKPGNLQRLIDGETVGTRVSMNGSETPKTDAKSSVLQPSLTSPTEQA from the coding sequence TTGAAGTACAACCGAATTCTGCTAAAACTGAGCGGTGAGGCCCTGATGGGCCAGCAGCAATATGGCATCGATGCGGTCCGCCTGATGCAATACGCCGAGGAAATCAAGACTGCCGCCGCTACTGGTACGCAGGTGGCCGTCGTCATTGGCGGGGGCAACATCTTCCGCGGTGTGCAGGCTGAGGCGTTTGGTCTCGACCGGGTGCAGGGCGATTATATGGGTATGCTGGCCACGGTTATCAACTCGATGGCCCTGCAGAGCGCCCTGGAGAAGCTTAACGTAAATACCCGTCTGCTTTCAGGCGTTACGATTCAGCGGGTGTGTGAGCCCTATATCCGCCGCCGGGCGCTGCGCCACCTCGAAAAAGGCCGGGTTGTCATCTTTGGCGCCGGCATCGGCTCCCCCTACTTCACGACTGACTCGGCAGCTTCCCTACGAGCCATTGAGATTGAAGCAGACGTGGTGCTGAAAGGTACCCGCGTGGATGGCATCTACACGGCAGATCCGGAGAAAGACCCCACCGCGACCCGCTATCCGGAAATTACCTTCGACGAGGTAATGGAAAAGAACCTCAACGTGATGGACATGACGGCTTTCACGCTGTGCAAGGAAAACAACCTGCCCATCATCGTATTCGATATGAACAAGCCCGGTAACCTGCAGCGCCTCATTGATGGTGAAACAGTCGGTACCCGGGTGTCGATGAACGGCTCGGAAACGCCCAAGACCGATGCTAAGTCTAGCGTTCTGCAGCCTTCCCTGACTTCTCCCACGGAGCAGGCCTAA
- the frr gene encoding ribosome recycling factor, with protein MDEEIQFYLSDAEESMAKSLQHTSLEMSRIRAGKASPAMLDGLRVDYYGTPTPVSQVANISTPDARTIFIKPWEKNIISEVAKAIKNSDLGLNPQSDAEGVRLNIPPMTEERRRDLVKQAKTEAESGKVRIRGIRKDVNEALRKLLKDGAAEDSIKDAEAKVQKATDSYISKVDDLLSKKESEIMTI; from the coding sequence GTGGACGAAGAAATTCAGTTTTACCTCAGCGATGCCGAAGAGTCGATGGCCAAGTCGCTGCAGCACACCAGCCTCGAGATGAGTCGAATCCGGGCGGGTAAAGCCTCGCCCGCCATGCTGGATGGCCTGCGAGTGGATTACTATGGAACCCCGACGCCGGTTAGCCAAGTAGCGAATATCTCTACGCCTGATGCCCGCACCATCTTCATCAAGCCCTGGGAAAAGAACATTATTTCCGAGGTAGCCAAGGCCATCAAGAACAGCGACCTGGGTTTGAACCCACAGTCGGATGCTGAAGGAGTACGCCTGAACATCCCGCCCATGACGGAAGAGCGGCGCCGTGACCTGGTAAAGCAAGCCAAAACCGAAGCTGAATCGGGCAAAGTTCGTATCCGCGGTATCCGTAAGGACGTGAACGAAGCCTTGCGCAAGCTGCTGAAAGACGGCGCTGCGGAAGACTCGATTAAAGACGCCGAAGCCAAGGTGCAGAAAGCCACGGATTCCTACATCAGCAAAGTAGACGACCTGCTGAGCAAGAAGGAATCGGAAATCATGACCATCTGA
- the nadD gene encoding nicotinate (nicotinamide) nucleotide adenylyltransferase yields MKSAPKIGLLFGSFNPIHTGHLILAHFMATHTDLDAVWLVVSPQSPFKVGQEMLGEQERFDMVSLAIQHNDRLRALDIEFAMPKPSYTIDTLDELHRRYPDHSFVLLMGEDNLPGLPRWKQADRILAEYAVYVYPRPGVDATDVNAHPGVQVVEAPLLDISATFIRDCVHTGKSIRYLVPEAVEAQILEKGFWR; encoded by the coding sequence GTGAAATCAGCACCTAAAATAGGACTGCTTTTCGGCTCGTTCAATCCTATTCATACCGGCCACCTGATTTTGGCGCATTTCATGGCCACGCACACCGACTTGGACGCGGTGTGGCTAGTCGTGTCGCCCCAAAGCCCATTTAAGGTAGGGCAGGAGATGCTGGGCGAGCAGGAGCGGTTTGATATGGTTAGCCTGGCAATTCAGCACAACGACCGGCTGCGGGCTTTGGACATTGAGTTTGCCATGCCCAAGCCCAGCTATACCATCGATACCCTCGATGAGCTGCACCGGCGTTACCCCGACCATAGCTTTGTGTTACTCATGGGGGAGGACAACCTGCCGGGCTTACCCCGTTGGAAGCAAGCCGACCGTATCCTGGCTGAGTACGCCGTTTATGTGTATCCTCGACCCGGAGTAGACGCTACCGACGTTAATGCTCACCCCGGTGTGCAGGTAGTAGAGGCGCCCCTGCTGGACATATCAGCTACCTTCATCCGGGACTGTGTGCACACCGGCAAGTCAATTCGGTATCTGGTACCGGAAGCCGTAGAGGCCCAGATTTTGGAGAAGGGTTTCTGGCGCTAA
- a CDS encoding sigma-70 family RNA polymerase sigma factor → MSDSPERVPKLSKEEKDRRFQAELMPVLDSLYNFAFRLTLDEDDANDLVQETYLKAYRFFEYFEQGTNAKAWLFRILKNSFINDFRKKSKQPAKVDYSEIEGYYNTEDVESEGDAGSTSSDMRQQAVRDLIGDEVASALNSLPVDFRTVIILCDLEGFTYEEMAKVLDIPIGTVRSRLHRARNFLKEKLEKYAKSMGYGNDIDGSDVEDENE, encoded by the coding sequence ATGAGCGATTCTCCCGAACGGGTTCCGAAGTTGAGCAAAGAGGAAAAAGACCGCCGTTTTCAGGCGGAATTGATGCCTGTGCTCGATTCGCTGTACAACTTTGCCTTCCGCCTCACACTCGATGAAGACGACGCCAACGACCTCGTCCAGGAGACCTATTTGAAGGCCTACCGCTTCTTTGAGTACTTCGAGCAGGGAACCAACGCCAAAGCGTGGCTGTTTCGCATCCTGAAAAATTCGTTCATCAACGACTTCCGGAAAAAAAGCAAGCAGCCCGCTAAAGTTGACTACAGCGAAATAGAGGGCTACTACAATACGGAAGACGTGGAGTCCGAAGGCGACGCGGGTAGCACGTCGTCCGACATGCGGCAGCAGGCCGTGCGCGACCTTATCGGTGATGAGGTGGCCAGCGCCCTGAACTCGCTGCCGGTTGATTTTCGCACCGTCATTATCCTCTGTGACCTGGAAGGGTTTACTTACGAGGAAATGGCCAAAGTCTTGGACATTCCAATCGGGACTGTCCGTTCCCGCTTGCACCGGGCGCGCAATTTTCTAAAGGAGAAATTAGAAAAATACGCAAAATCAATGGGCTACGGTAACGATATCGATGGCTCTGATGTTGAGGACGAAAACGAATAA
- a CDS encoding O-antigen ligase family protein yields the protein MAFALAVPLTRLQRYCVGCFFTVGVALIGLATLGKYLLNPTEANRLIETGQNIASVTRIFHIHFSIMLVLGVYFGYFLQREATAPALLRWILRGAALTSAVVLHVLAYRTGLLALYTTLLVDVVLVVILKRKLLVGLGLLTCLVVVPYAAYESLPSIQRRFWGSLHDVTQFREGRDINTSSLSQRLAAWQTAQDVAARSPWLGVGPADAFDAMMQEYAWQDYGLRSEHRPMIHNQYLHYLVASGLLGLFLWLLVLLTPLLQPAMRQNPYVVHFLVILGAAMLVDSLLEVQIGFNLFVFLYGFLVVSMERQVQAAQQNPS from the coding sequence TTGGCTTTTGCCCTGGCAGTTCCCCTGACCCGGCTCCAACGCTACTGTGTAGGCTGCTTTTTTACAGTTGGCGTCGCTTTGATTGGTCTTGCTACGTTGGGCAAATACCTGCTCAATCCAACAGAAGCCAACCGCCTTATCGAAACTGGGCAGAATATTGCCTCCGTAACCCGCATCTTCCATATTCACTTCAGCATCATGCTGGTGCTGGGCGTGTATTTTGGTTATTTCCTGCAGCGCGAAGCCACTGCCCCGGCGCTTCTGCGCTGGATCTTGCGCGGCGCAGCCCTCACGTCGGCCGTGGTTTTGCACGTGCTGGCCTACCGCACAGGGCTCCTAGCGCTCTACACTACGCTGCTGGTCGATGTGGTGTTGGTCGTAATTCTGAAACGGAAGCTCCTGGTCGGACTAGGGTTGTTGACTTGTCTGGTGGTGGTGCCTTATGCCGCCTATGAGAGCCTGCCTTCTATTCAGCGCCGTTTCTGGGGCTCCCTTCACGATGTAACGCAGTTTCGGGAAGGCCGGGATATCAATACTTCTTCCCTGTCGCAGCGCTTGGCTGCTTGGCAAACCGCCCAGGACGTCGCCGCGCGCAGTCCGTGGTTGGGCGTGGGCCCAGCCGATGCCTTCGACGCCATGATGCAGGAATATGCTTGGCAGGATTACGGGCTGCGCTCCGAACACCGGCCTATGATTCATAATCAGTACTTACACTACTTGGTTGCAAGTGGACTACTGGGCTTATTCCTCTGGTTACTGGTGCTTCTTACGCCGCTGTTGCAACCCGCAATGCGGCAGAACCCGTACGTAGTGCATTTCCTAGTGATTCTTGGGGCCGCTATGCTGGTCGATTCCTTGTTGGAAGTTCAGATCGGCTTCAACCTTTTCGTATTTCTTTACGGCTTTCTCGTAGTGAGTATGGAAAGGCAGGTGCAGGCTGCCCAACAAAACCCTTCTTGA
- a CDS encoding glycosyltransferase family 9 protein, protein MLIGRTYTQAVAEACPWVDDFLNVDELLKRSEAEQVAALRQYKAEAIVHVFPHKVLARIAQKAGIPVRIGTRNRWIHWLTCNRLVSLSRRNSLLHEAQLNAKLLLPLGFSQEWPLAELASLVKLQATASLPEPVQQLLQARTTGQLNIVLHPRSRGSAREWGLTHFGTLAKLLHEAGHRVFVTGTAAEGEELTDWLQQHAAYLAGNLTGQLSLAQLLGCIAAADGLVAASTGPLHLAAALGRHALGLYPPMRPTHPGRWAPLGTHAEYLVFDRPDCSDCRQEPSTCACIKAITPLQVAHQVLGWPPLPSGLS, encoded by the coding sequence GTGCTCATAGGCCGTACTTACACGCAGGCTGTAGCGGAGGCCTGCCCCTGGGTTGATGATTTTCTGAACGTTGACGAGTTGCTCAAGCGCAGCGAAGCTGAACAGGTAGCCGCTCTGCGGCAATACAAAGCGGAAGCCATTGTGCACGTGTTTCCCCACAAGGTACTGGCCCGGATAGCGCAAAAAGCGGGCATTCCCGTGCGCATCGGTACCCGCAACCGGTGGATTCACTGGCTCACCTGCAACCGGCTGGTGTCCCTGAGCCGCCGCAACTCGCTGCTGCACGAGGCTCAGCTCAACGCAAAGCTGCTACTGCCATTGGGATTCTCCCAGGAGTGGCCGTTGGCAGAGTTAGCGTCCTTGGTAAAGCTGCAGGCCACGGCGTCACTTCCGGAACCGGTGCAGCAGCTTCTGCAGGCCCGCACTACCGGGCAGCTCAACATCGTTCTGCACCCTCGGTCCCGCGGTAGTGCCCGGGAGTGGGGCCTTACGCATTTCGGCACTCTAGCTAAGCTGCTCCATGAGGCGGGGCACCGGGTGTTTGTTACCGGCACTGCCGCCGAAGGGGAAGAGCTGACCGATTGGCTCCAGCAACACGCCGCCTACCTGGCCGGCAACCTGACCGGGCAGTTGTCCCTGGCGCAGCTGCTCGGCTGCATAGCGGCTGCTGATGGCCTGGTTGCAGCCAGCACGGGACCATTGCACCTGGCAGCCGCTTTGGGCCGGCATGCCCTGGGTTTGTACCCGCCCATGCGGCCCACGCACCCCGGCCGGTGGGCCCCGCTCGGAACCCATGCCGAATACTTGGTCTTCGACCGGCCTGATTGTTCCGACTGCCGCCAGGAACCTAGTACCTGTGCCTGCATTAAAGCCATTACGCCTCTGCAGGTAGCCCATCAGGTTCTTGGCTGGCCGCCGCTGCCCTCTGGCTTATCCTAA
- a CDS encoding glycosyltransferase family 2 protein, with protein sequence MLPISLSVVVITFNEEANIGRCLAALQDVADDVVVVDSFSTDGTVEICRQHGARVVQHAFAGYVEQKNYATAQARYDHVLQLDADEVLTDELRASIREVKASWQHAGYTLARLTNYCGTWVRHGGWYPDRKLRLYDRRLGQWEGLLLHERFEVAAGQSVGALAGDALHYSYHSVEQHVSQLNRFTSISAAELALRGKTRVGLFHLLLKPLWKFVHGYFFRLGFLDGFAGLCIATISAWGVFLKFAKLRTKPAPAALPI encoded by the coding sequence ATGCTCCCCATTTCTCTCTCGGTCGTCGTCATCACCTTCAACGAGGAAGCCAATATTGGCCGCTGCCTTGCCGCACTGCAGGACGTGGCCGACGACGTGGTAGTTGTTGACTCCTTTTCCACTGATGGCACCGTGGAAATCTGCCGTCAGCACGGGGCGCGGGTTGTTCAGCACGCGTTTGCTGGCTACGTCGAGCAGAAAAACTACGCCACGGCCCAGGCCCGCTACGACCATGTGCTCCAGCTCGACGCCGACGAAGTGCTAACCGATGAGCTCCGGGCCTCCATTCGGGAGGTAAAAGCCAGTTGGCAGCACGCGGGCTACACCCTGGCCCGGCTTACCAACTACTGCGGCACCTGGGTGCGGCACGGAGGCTGGTACCCCGACCGGAAGCTACGCCTCTACGACCGGCGTCTGGGCCAGTGGGAGGGCCTGCTGCTACACGAGCGGTTTGAGGTAGCAGCCGGGCAGTCGGTGGGGGCCTTGGCCGGCGACGCGCTGCATTATTCCTACCATTCTGTGGAGCAGCACGTGAGTCAGCTCAACCGCTTTACCAGTATTTCGGCCGCTGAGCTGGCCCTGCGGGGCAAAACCCGGGTGGGCCTGTTTCATCTGCTGCTCAAGCCCCTGTGGAAATTTGTGCACGGCTATTTTTTCCGTCTGGGCTTCCTCGACGGTTTTGCCGGGCTGTGCATTGCCACGATTTCCGCCTGGGGTGTTTTCTTGAAGTTCGCCAAGCTGCGTACCAAACCGGCTCCTGCCGCCTTGCCCATATGA
- the ahcY gene encoding adenosylhomocysteinase, with protein sequence MVETTTNTYVPYKVKDMSLAEWGRKEIRLAEAEMPGLMSLREEFGASQPLKGARIAGCLHMTIQTAVLIETLIALGADVTWSSCNIFSTQDHAAAAIAAAGIPVYAWKGMNEEEFNWCIEQTLYFGEERQPLNMILDDGGDLTNMVLDRFPELAAGIKGISEETTTGVLRLLDRVKNGTLPMPAFNINDSVTKSKFDNKYGCKESAVDAIRRATDVMMAGKIAVVAGYGDVGKGTAASLRGAGARVIVTEIDPICALQAAMDGYAVKKMSNAIKEADIVVTATGNCDIITEEHFRALKDKAIVCNIGHFDDEIDMAWLNNNYGHTKDTVKPQVDLYSIDGKEVIILAEGRLVNLGCATGHPSFVMSNSFTNQTLAQLELWQNSAAYENKVYTLPKHLDEKVARLHLAKIGVELDELQPKQASYIGVEVQGPFKSDLYRY encoded by the coding sequence ATGGTTGAAACCACGACGAATACGTACGTTCCGTACAAAGTAAAGGACATGTCGCTGGCCGAATGGGGCCGCAAAGAAATCCGGTTGGCTGAGGCCGAAATGCCGGGTTTGATGTCCCTGCGTGAGGAGTTCGGTGCTTCCCAGCCGCTGAAAGGCGCGCGCATCGCCGGCTGTCTGCACATGACCATTCAAACGGCGGTTCTGATCGAAACGCTTATCGCGCTGGGTGCCGATGTTACCTGGTCGTCTTGCAATATCTTCTCTACCCAGGACCACGCCGCTGCTGCTATTGCCGCCGCTGGTATTCCGGTGTATGCCTGGAAAGGCATGAACGAAGAGGAGTTTAACTGGTGCATCGAGCAGACGCTGTACTTCGGCGAAGAGCGTCAGCCCCTGAACATGATTCTGGACGACGGCGGCGACCTGACCAACATGGTTCTGGACCGCTTCCCCGAGCTGGCCGCCGGCATTAAAGGCATTTCGGAAGAAACCACAACGGGTGTACTCCGCCTGCTGGACCGCGTGAAAAACGGTACGCTGCCCATGCCTGCTTTCAACATCAACGACTCGGTTACCAAGTCGAAGTTTGACAACAAGTACGGCTGCAAAGAGTCGGCCGTGGACGCTATCCGCCGCGCTACCGACGTGATGATGGCCGGCAAGATTGCCGTGGTGGCCGGTTACGGCGACGTAGGAAAAGGCACTGCTGCCTCCCTGCGTGGTGCCGGCGCCCGCGTTATCGTGACCGAAATTGACCCCATCTGCGCCCTGCAGGCAGCCATGGACGGCTACGCGGTGAAGAAGATGAGCAATGCCATTAAAGAGGCCGATATCGTGGTAACGGCTACCGGCAACTGCGACATCATCACCGAGGAGCACTTCCGTGCCCTGAAAGATAAGGCCATCGTCTGCAACATCGGTCACTTCGACGATGAAATCGACATGGCTTGGCTCAACAACAACTACGGCCACACCAAAGACACGGTGAAGCCACAGGTTGACCTTTACAGCATCGACGGCAAGGAAGTAATTATCCTGGCTGAAGGCCGCCTCGTAAACTTGGGCTGCGCTACGGGTCACCCTTCGTTCGTAATGTCGAACTCGTTCACGAACCAGACGCTGGCGCAGCTGGAGCTGTGGCAGAACTCGGCCGCCTACGAGAACAAGGTGTACACCCTGCCCAAGCACCTCGACGAGAAAGTAGCCCGTCTGCACCTGGCCAAAATCGGCGTGGAGCTCGACGAGCTGCAGCCCAAGCAGGCCAGCTACATCGGTGTGGAAGTACAAGGCCCGTTCAAGTCGGACCTGTACCGCTACTAA
- a CDS encoding DUF4397 domain-containing protein, which yields MKTLLNILQRRIFLAAVPAVLAFAGCGKDDDSPAPAPDQGRIVIVNGAASLNVPVKVLANDVEKAQLSYGQSSSYQNINTGAQTFKVNVASSGQNVVTQPSSLSIEKDKSYSYFLYTPNATTAGAGLQVVDDLTAPATGKAKIRLVNLAMASTGPLRLSQQLAVGYSDIIPDVTFPGASSFIEINAGP from the coding sequence ATGAAAACCTTACTAAACATCCTGCAGCGCCGTATTTTCCTCGCAGCCGTACCCGCTGTATTGGCTTTTGCTGGCTGCGGCAAGGACGATGATTCGCCGGCTCCCGCCCCCGACCAGGGCCGAATCGTAATCGTGAATGGTGCTGCTAGCCTGAACGTACCAGTAAAAGTGCTGGCCAACGATGTCGAAAAAGCGCAGCTTTCCTACGGGCAGAGCAGTTCTTACCAGAACATCAACACGGGCGCCCAGACGTTTAAGGTAAACGTGGCCTCCTCGGGGCAGAACGTCGTTACCCAGCCGTCTTCCCTTAGCATCGAGAAGGACAAGAGCTATTCTTACTTCCTGTATACGCCCAACGCTACTACTGCCGGGGCTGGCCTGCAGGTAGTCGACGACCTGACGGCGCCGGCCACTGGCAAAGCCAAGATTCGCCTGGTAAACCTGGCTATGGCCTCGACTGGGCCGCTGCGCCTAAGCCAGCAATTGGCCGTGGGATACTCCGATATTATTCCGGACGTAACTTTCCCCGGTGCTTCCAGCTTCATTGAAATCAACGCCGGCCCTTGA
- a CDS encoding DNA-3-methyladenine glycosylase: MPKLPLAFYQRPNVVQIARDLIGKYLFTTIDGVLTGGRIVETEAYAHINDQACHSHLGRYTARTKVMYEAGGVAYTYLIYGRYVLFNIITNEAGKADAVLIRGLEPTEGIPEMLLRRGLTASARNLTGGPGLLTQALGITTKHYGTDLTGDLIWMEDRQEPVHEELIVASPRVGIDYAGSDAALPWRFRLKGSPWTSPAK, encoded by the coding sequence ATGCCCAAGCTGCCCCTGGCCTTTTACCAGCGCCCCAACGTAGTCCAAATAGCCCGCGACCTGATCGGCAAATACCTGTTCACCACCATCGACGGCGTGCTCACCGGCGGACGAATCGTGGAGACGGAAGCCTACGCCCATATCAACGACCAGGCCTGTCATTCCCACCTGGGCCGCTACACGGCCCGCACCAAGGTAATGTACGAAGCCGGCGGCGTGGCCTACACCTACCTCATTTACGGCCGCTACGTGCTGTTCAACATCATTACCAACGAGGCCGGCAAAGCCGATGCTGTCTTAATTCGGGGCCTGGAGCCCACCGAGGGCATCCCGGAAATGCTGCTGCGCCGCGGCCTTACGGCTTCGGCCCGCAACCTGACCGGCGGCCCCGGCCTGCTTACCCAGGCTCTGGGCATTACCACCAAGCACTACGGTACCGACCTAACCGGCGACCTGATCTGGATGGAAGACCGCCAGGAGCCCGTCCACGAGGAGTTAATCGTTGCCAGCCCCCGCGTCGGTATCGACTACGCCGGCTCGGATGCCGCCTTGCCCTGGCGCTTCCGCCTCAAAGGCAGCCCCTGGACCAGTCCGGCAAAGTGA
- a CDS encoding TonB-dependent receptor: protein MAGPIAGHAQQLPADSTRQIQQVQQLPAVRVQAGQPSRFAVGSRTLTLDSVALAHYRSGTVADVLSARTPLYIKNYGPGQLSSISIRGTSARHTAVLWNGLNISLPSLGESDFALLPNSGATQVQVQHGPASALYGSSSIGGTVLLSSPARWNTGPRASFQTELGNFGLQANSLEGGFSNARVSVRTSASQRSAQNDFSYEVREASGMVRRRQENAAFRQWSLAQDIQLRTGEHSEWQAAAWLTDADRQIQPSTGSANTHARQRDQSRRLLAGYHHVAARHESGVRVAWFEDVLNYRSDDVTNNSRVQTTQAQAEHTFTFRPNASLRVGAEAQHFSGRVDGYQQSIDENRYAGFALLRYDPRPRLHLTANLRQALLPGRRAPLTPTLGAEWQFWQTDAQTLAAKANASRSYRAPTLNERFWPTGDPNLAPESGLGYEGGLTYEWKPREDLTLQSELTGYHQLVDNWVQWLPDRLGRYTPKNLRQVRAQGVELGSHLRWTHRCYQVRAGVEYAYTQSRKVRGYNDDPDPVNQQLAYVPLHAAAFSSDHAWRRWVLSTVLTYTGTRFIDATGSNKLPGYTLLNATVGHTVRVTPAWSATVLVQGFNLTNLVYQSYEYRAMPLRSGSVSLRVNWH from the coding sequence ATGGCTGGGCCAATAGCAGGGCACGCCCAGCAACTGCCCGCCGACTCGACACGGCAGATTCAGCAGGTGCAGCAGCTGCCCGCGGTCAGAGTTCAGGCCGGGCAACCCAGCCGCTTTGCCGTCGGTAGCCGCACGCTCACCCTCGACTCGGTGGCCCTGGCCCACTACCGCAGCGGCACCGTGGCTGATGTGCTGTCGGCCCGCACGCCTTTATATATTAAGAACTACGGGCCGGGGCAGTTATCCTCTATTTCAATTCGAGGTACCTCAGCCCGCCATACAGCCGTGCTCTGGAACGGGCTCAACATCAGCCTGCCGTCCCTGGGCGAGTCGGACTTTGCGTTGCTGCCTAATAGCGGCGCTACCCAGGTGCAGGTGCAGCACGGCCCGGCCAGCGCATTGTACGGCAGCAGTTCCATCGGCGGCACCGTATTGCTTTCCTCACCGGCCCGCTGGAATACGGGCCCGCGGGCTTCGTTTCAAACCGAGCTGGGCAACTTTGGCTTGCAGGCCAACAGTCTGGAAGGCGGCTTCAGCAATGCCCGCGTTTCGGTGCGGACCAGCGCCTCCCAACGCTCGGCCCAGAACGATTTTTCCTACGAGGTGCGCGAGGCCAGCGGGATGGTGCGCCGCCGCCAGGAAAATGCCGCTTTTCGCCAGTGGAGCCTAGCTCAGGACATCCAGTTGCGCACCGGCGAGCATAGCGAGTGGCAGGCCGCCGCTTGGCTGACCGATGCCGACCGGCAGATTCAGCCCTCGACGGGCTCGGCCAATACCCATGCCCGGCAGCGCGACCAAAGCCGCCGCCTGCTGGCCGGCTACCACCACGTAGCGGCTCGTCACGAGTCGGGGGTGCGGGTAGCCTGGTTTGAAGACGTGCTCAACTACCGCTCCGATGACGTGACCAACAACTCCCGGGTGCAGACCACCCAGGCTCAGGCGGAGCACACGTTTACCTTTCGACCCAATGCCAGTCTGCGCGTGGGTGCAGAAGCCCAGCACTTCAGCGGGCGGGTAGATGGCTACCAACAGTCTATCGACGAGAACCGCTACGCCGGCTTTGCCCTGCTGCGCTACGACCCGCGGCCCAGGCTGCACCTGACGGCTAACCTGCGCCAGGCCTTGCTCCCGGGACGGCGGGCGCCCCTCACTCCTACTCTAGGTGCGGAGTGGCAGTTCTGGCAAACCGATGCCCAAACTCTGGCCGCGAAGGCCAACGCATCGCGCAGCTACCGGGCTCCCACGCTCAATGAGCGGTTTTGGCCCACCGGCGACCCAAACCTGGCTCCGGAGTCGGGGCTGGGCTACGAGGGCGGGCTGACCTACGAGTGGAAACCACGGGAAGACCTGACACTACAGAGTGAGCTGACTGGTTACCATCAACTCGTGGATAACTGGGTGCAGTGGCTGCCCGACCGCCTGGGCCGCTACACGCCCAAAAACCTGCGCCAGGTGCGGGCCCAGGGCGTAGAGCTTGGCTCCCACCTGCGCTGGACGCACCGGTGCTACCAGGTGCGGGCCGGAGTGGAATACGCCTATACCCAGTCCAGGAAAGTGCGGGGCTACAACGACGACCCCGACCCGGTAAACCAGCAGCTGGCCTACGTGCCCCTGCACGCGGCGGCCTTCAGCTCCGACCACGCTTGGCGGCGCTGGGTGCTGTCCACGGTCCTGACGTACACGGGCACCCGCTTTATCGACGCCACGGGCAGCAACAAACTGCCGGGCTATACCCTGCTCAATGCCACGGTGGGCCACACGGTACGGGTCACGCCGGCCTGGTCGGCCACGGTGCTGGTGCAGGGCTTCAACCTAACCAACCTGGTGTACCAGAGCTACGAGTACCGCGCCATGCCGCTACGCTCGGGCAGCGTGAGTCTGCGCGTGAACTGGCACTAG